Within the Luteimonas sp. JM171 genome, the region GAAGTCGCAGGCCGCCTGCCATGTCGGCAGGCCGGGCGCCCAGAAGCCGATGCCCTCAACGCAGGCTTCCAGCGCCGTCACCGCGATGCCCCCTTGCCGAACACCAGCGAGCAGTTGTTGCCCCCAAAGCCGAACGAATTGTTCATTGCGTAGCTGATCCTTGCATGGGCATTGTCCAGCCGCAGCTGCGGCCCGCAGGCCGGGTCCAGGGCCTGGCTGTTCAGGGTACCGGGCAACAGCCCTTCGTCCAGTGCGATCAGGGCGAACACCGATTCCACGATGCCGGCGGCCCCCAGCGTGTGCCCGGTCCAGCCCTTCGTGGATCCCGCATGCAATCCCTCGTCGAACATCGCCGCCACCGCCGCCGCTTCCACCGCGTCGTTGGCTGGAGTAGCCGTGCCGTGGAGATTGAGATAGCCGACGTCGCCGGCCTGGATGCCGGCGCGTTGGAGCGCATCGGCCATCGCTTTGCGCGCACCCAGCCCTTCGGGGTGCGGCGCCGACATGTGGTGGGCATCGCTGGATTCGCCATAGCCGCGAAGCTGCAGCCCCTCTTCGTCGTCGCCGCAACGCTCGAGCAGGGCATAGCCACCGGCCTCGCCCAGGGACAGGCCGTCGCGCGCGGGATCAAACGGCCGGGCCGGCTGGCTGGACACCAGGCCCAGTGAATTGAAGCCGAACAGCACGCTGCCGCACAGCGTGTCGATGCCGCCCACCAGCGCCGCGTCCACCAGGCCCGCGTGGATCAGCCGCGCCGCCTGCGCGAAGACCTTGGCGCTGGAAGAGCATGCCGTTGCCACCGTCATGCACGGTCCGCGGATCCCGGTGGCTTCCTGGACGAAGCCGCCCAGCGAATGCGGCGTGTGCACCCGCGGCCTCGCCAGGTCGGCGGGGAAGGCGCCGTCGTCCAGGCGCGCATAGGCTTCCTCGGTGGCGCCGATGCTCGAGGTCGAGGTACCCAGCACCAGCGCGACGCGGCTGGCCCCATGCCGCGCCAGCGCGGCCTGGATCGCATCCACCAGCCCGTCCTGCTGCAGCGCCAGCCATGCCAGCCGGTTGTTGCGGCACTCCCACTGCGCAAAGCGCCCGGGCAACGGCTCGTCCTCGAGGCCGTCGACGCGGCCGATCCAGGTGTCAAGCGGGTCGCTTCCAAAGTCGTTGCGGCGCAGGCCGCTGCGGCGCGACTCCAGGGCCTGTTGCTGGGCCAGTCGGCCGCGGCCAAGGGCGGTGGTGGCTGAGTAGGCGCGGATCGCGAGCGCCGGGATCGGAGAGAGCGGCATCAGGCCCTGTGGCTTGCTGTGGTCTGGCCGCGAGTATAGGCGGCGCGCCAGGCGCGGCCCATGAACCCGGGTTCAGTCGTACCACGCGATGTCAGAGCGTGCGGATGGTCTCGCCGCCGAGTTCGTCGAGCGTGCGCTGCGCCCGCTTGCGCTCATCCGCGTCGAAGGCGTGGACCACGACTGCCGAGCGTCCTTCCTGCAGGGCCCCCTGGACCTTGTGGATGTAGGGGTCGTGGTCGGGTCGCAGGGTGACCAGCCCGCCCGCCATCAGGCCGAAAACGGCACCGTAGGCAATGATCACGGCAGCGGCAAAACCGGGCGACGACGTCACCAGTTCCAGCCCTGACGCGTACAGCAGGGCGAACAGCACCGCCCCGATGCCGGCGCCAACCAGGCCAAGCTTGGCGTGCGCAATGAGCATGGTGCGGAAGATGCCTCGGTTTTCGGGTTCCAGCTTGCGGCCGGGGTGGCGGTCGCCGCTGGTGAGGACCTGGACCTGGGACTGGCGCAGGCGCAGTTCGCGCCTGAGGGTGGCGGCGATCCGGCGCGCGCTGCCTTCATCATCGAAGATGGCGGCAACCTTGGTGTCTGATGTTTCGCCGGTCACCGGCGAGAGGGTGCTCATGGGATCTCACCTGATCGGATCTGCTGCTCAGGCTGGACGCTCCCCGATCAACGCCCCGTGACCCGCGGTGGTTTGGGCTTCCCCTGGTCAGCGCCGGTTGTGGCGCCGATCACCCGGCGATCGCGTTGTTGAACGCCGCTTGAAACGCCAGCGTGGAGGCTGCGTCAACGTTTCGATTTGCTTCAGCCGCGCCGCGATGTACTTGCCGCGCCCCTGAAAACCAACTCGAACAATGGAGCATCCGATGTACAAGCTTTTGATTCCGGCCGCCCTTGCGGCCATGGCCCTGTCCCCCATCGCAGCGGCGCAGACGCGCGGCGGCGACAACTACCGCCCCGACCTCCAGACCGGCGACGGCCACTGGTTCATCGCCGGCAATGTCGGCCGCACTGACGGTGGCAGCGCCACCCGCTTCGGCACCGGCGATTTCAACCTGTTTGAAAGCCGCGAAGGCCGCAAGACCGGTTACGGCCTGGCCGGCGGCTACCGCTGGAAGGTTTCGCCGATGTGGGCGGTGGGCGTTGAAGGCGGTTACACCGACCTGGGCAACCTGGAGATCAGCAACGCCTTCAGCGACGACAGCGTCGACCAGCGCGAGGACACCAATGCGCTGCGCGGCTGGCATGCCGGCGCCAATGCGCGCGTCAACCTGACCCCGGCCTGGTATGTCGGCCTGCGCGGCGGCTATTTCCGTGCCTCGGACAACAACGCGCGCTACTACAACCGCGTCGGCGAGGAGCTGCGCCTGGAGAGCGGGCGCCGCGACGGCCGCAACAGCTGGTATGCAGGCGTGGGCACGGGCTGGAACGTCACCGACCGCTTCTCGCTCGGCGTGCACTACGACTACTTCCGGGCCAAGTCCGGTGACCTGCGCGATCCGGATACCGGCATCGAGTTCGAAGGCCCGAAGCGCTCCACCGCGCTGCTGAGCCTGACCGGCGAGTACACGTTCTGATCGCCTGATCCGCGGGGGCCGCCGCGTGCCGTCATGCGCGTGGGCGGTCCCCGCTGGCGATGGGTGTGCCCGGGGCGTGCCCCGGGCGCGCCCCGGCCGCGCCGTCAGCGGATCCAGCCGCGCAGTTCCTCGCGGCTGAGCCGGCCATCCCCGTCGGCGTCAACGCCGCGGAATTCCTCCGACAGCCGCTCATGCGCGGCCGCCTCGCGGCGGCTGATGAACCCGTCGCCGTCGCTGTCCAGCGCATCGAAATCGATCGAATACTCGTTGGACAGGAATGTGGTGGGCTCGAACGAGCGGATGATCACCTGCTGGCCGCCGGCCTCGCCGAATGTGGCCATGCCGGTCTGGCGCTCGCTGCGGTCGGGCTGCGTGGGCGGCTCCTCCGGCGCCGGCAGCGGGGCGGTCTGCACCTGCGCCATCGCCATCGCCGGCACCAGCAACGCAACGAATGCGAAAGTTCCATATCGCTTCATCGTCAATCCTCCATCTTTCCAATCAGGATCACTGGGTCTCGCCCCGGGCCAGGTCTTCCTCGATGGCCCGGAACGCCGAATGCCCACCCGGTGGCGGCTCCGTCATCCCCGTCGCGTAATAGACCACGCCGGTGCCCGATTCCATGTCCAGCCACAGCCCCGACAGCAGCCCGTAGGCGTCGCCCGCGTGACCCACCCGGCGCACGCCGTCGCCGAAGGGGTCGTCGCGGCAGGCCTCGTGCGGCGTGACCAGGGTGTGCGAAGACAGGCCGTAGGTGCAGTAGAAGCCGTCGCTGGAGCCGTCGCTGGACTGCGCCGCCGCATCCTGCGGGCTCGCCGTGCTGCCGGCCATCGTCCACTGCGGGGTGAAGATTTCGCGCACCGAATCGGGCGTCAGCAGCGTCACCCCGTCCACGGTGCCGCCGCCCAGCAGCAGGCGGCCGATCGTCGCCAGGTCGCGCGCGGAGATGCGCATGCCGCCCTGCGGCCCGAACAGCCCGCCGTTGGCGCCCAGCCGCACCATGCCAAGGTCGCAGCTGCCGTCACTGGTCCGGTTCACCGGGCACTGCGGCCGGTCGCCGCCGTTGTTGTCGGCCGAAGGCGTGCGGTCGGCGCGGTACTGCACCACTGCGCGCGCCACGGCCTCGTCGCTGCACGAGGCCCAGCCATAGCAGGCGTCGATGCCCAGCGGCTCGAACACCAGGCGCTTCATCAGCAGGTCGAACCGCTCGCCGGTGGCGCGTTCCATCACCGAGGCCACCAGCGGGAAGTTGAGGTTGGCGTACTGGAACCAGCTGCCCGGCGCGCGGCCCGCGTTCCAGGCGCCCGGTTCGTCGAGCAGGCCCTTGAGCTCGCCGTCCAGAGGCACCTGCCAGTAGCCGGCGTCGTCGGTCAGCCCGCTGGTGTGGGAAAGCAGCAGCCGCAGGCTGATCGGCATGTCCGGGAACTCCGGATGACGCAACTGCCAGCCGAGCGATTCCGACACGTCCGCGTCCAGGTCCAGCGTCCCCGCCTCCACCAGCCGCATCACGCCGATGGCCAGCACCAGCTTGGAGATCGAGGCCATGCGCGTGGGGTCATCCACGGTGACCTCGCGGCCGCTGGCAAGGTCGGCCATGCCGCTGGCATGTGAACTGGTGATGCCGTCGCGGTCGAAGGTGACGCGCACGGCCGCGACGGGGCCCGGATGGTTGCCGGGGGCGTCGGTCCCCGCGGCACTCGCCGCAGGCTGGTTGCTCGCACAGGCGCTTATCAGCAGGGATGCCGCGAAGGCGGAAAGAAGCGGGAGGACATACTTGGGCATGGCATCGGCGTGATGAGGGACGCCCGAAGCCTAGCACCGTGACCCGCCGCGATCCCGATCCTGGCGAGCCTTGAAGCAGCGGGCGATCGTCGCCATCCCTTCGAAGACACTTTTCCCCGGAGATCCCCATGCAGACCGTCCTCGTCACCGGCGCCAACCGCGGCATCGGCCTTGCCCTCGTCCAGCGCTTCCGCGAACGCGGTGATCGCGTGATCGCCGCCTGCCGCAGCTCCAGCCCGGAGCTGGATGCCACTGGCGCCCAGGTGGAGGCCGGTGTCGACGTCGCCGACGATGCCGCAGTGGCTGACCTCGCCCGGCGCCTGGAGGGCGTGCGCCTGGACGTGGTGGTCCTCAACGCGGGGGTGCTCTCACCGCAGTCCTACGGTGACATCGACGCCGCCGGCTTCCAGTCCATGCGCGAGCAGTTCGAGGTCAACGCGCTTGGCCCGCTGCGCGTGCTGCAGGCGCTCGATGGCTGCCTTGGGGAAGGCACCAGGGTCGGCATCATCACCAGCCGCATGGGCTCGATGGAGGACAACACTTCCGGCGGCCACTACGGCTACCGCGCCTCCAAGGCCGCGGTGAACGCCATCGGCCGCTCGCTGGCCGTGGACCTGAAGGACCGCGGCATCGCGGTGCAGCTGCTGCACCCGGGGTTCGTCGCCACCGACATGGTGGGCGGGCGCGGGGACGTGCAGCCGCAGCAGGCCGCAGCCCAGCTGGTCGAGCGCCTGGATGAGCTGGACCTGTCCTCCACCGGCACCTTCCGCCACGCGAACGGCAGCGCGCTGCCCTGGTAACCGGGGCAGCGCCAGGCGGCCGGGCCCCTGCTTACGCCGCCATGCCGCTGTGCCGCAGCAGGGCATTGATCTCCGGCTCGCGGCCACGGAATGCGGTGAAGTTCTCCAGCGCCGTCCGGCTTCCGCCACGCGAGAGGATCTCGCGGCGGAAGCGCTCCCCCGTCTCGGCCACCGCTTCCGGCGCCTCCTCGAACGCCGCGTAGGCGTCCGCGCTCAGCACCTCGGCCCACTTGTAGCTGTAGTAGCCGGCCGCATAGCCGCCGGCGAAGATGTGCCCGAACTGGTGCGGGAACCGGTGCCAGGCCGGCGGCCGGTTCACCGCCACCTCGTCGCGTACCTGTTCCAGCAGCGCCATAACGTCGGTTGATCCGGGTTCAAAGCCGCTGTGCAGCAGCATGTCGAACAGGGCGAATTCCAGCTGGCGCACGGTCTGCATGCCGCTCTGGAAGTTCTTCGCCGCCAGCATCCGGTCGAACAGGTCATCGGGCAGCGGCTCGCCGGTTTCCACGTGCCCGCTCATCGCCTGCACCCGCCCGCGCTCCCAGCAGAAGTTCTCCATGAACTGGCTGGGCAGCTCCACTGCATCCCACTCCACGCCGTTGATGCCGGCCACGGGCAGGGTGCCCACCTCGGTCAGCATCTGGTGCAGGCCGTGGCCCATCTCGTGGAAGAGCGTGAGCACTTCATCGTGGCTGAGCGTGGCCGGCTTGCCGTCCACGCCCTTGCCGAAGTTGCACACCAGGTACACCACCGGCGTCTGTCCGCCGGTGGCCAGCTCGCGGCGGTTGCGGCAGTCGTCCATCCACGCTCCGCCGCGCTTGCCCGGCCGCGCGTACGGATCCAGGTAGAACTGGCCGACCAGGCGGCCGGAGGCATCCTTCAGCGAATAGAAGCGCACGTCCTCGTGCCATACCGGCGCCTCGTCCTCTTCAACGCTGATGCCGTACAGGTCGTGGATCAGGCCGAACAGGCCCTTCAGCACGCGCGGCTCGGTGAAGTACTGCTTCACCTCCAGCGCCGAGTAGCTGTAGCGCGCCTGGCGCAGCTTTTCGCTGGCCCAGGCCAGGTCCCAGGGTTCCAGTGTGTCCAGGCCCAGCTCGTCGCGGGCGAAGGCCTCCAGCTCGGCGCGATCGCGCTGCGCGTGCGGCTTGGCCTTGGCCGCCAGCTCGCGCAGGAAGCCCAGTACCTCTTCCGGCGTCTTGGCCATCTTGGTGGCCAGCGAGACTTCGGCGTAGCTGTCAAAGCCCAGCAGTTCTGCAAGCTCCGCGCGCAGGGCCAGGATGCGCTCGATGTTGGCGGTGTTGTCCAGCTCTGCAGGCCCGGCTTCCGAGGCGCGCACGCCATAGGCGCGGTAGAGGGTCTCGCGCAGGCTGCGGTTGTCTGCATATGTCTGCACGGGCAGGTAGCAGGGCATGTGCAGGGTCAGCTTCCAGCCCTTGCGGCCGTCTTCCTCGGCGGCCGCGCGGCAGCTGGCCAGCACGTCGGCGGGCAGGCCGGCCAGCTCGGCCTCGTCCTCCACGTAGAGGGCGAAGGCGTCGGTGGCGTCGAGGAGGTTTTCGGAGAACTTCGCCGAGAGCGAGGCCAGCTCCTGTTGCACCTCGGTGAAGCGGGCGCGCTTGTCGTCCTCCAGCTCCGCGCCGCCGAGGCGGAAGTCGCGCAGGGCGTTTTCAACGGCCTTGCGGCGGGCCTGGTCGTAGCCGTTGAATTCCGGGGACTGGGCTAGGCTGCGGTACTGGGCGTAGAGGGCCTGGTCCTGGCCCAGGGCGCTGAAGAAGCGGGTGACCTTGGGCAGGGCGGCGTTGTAGGCCTCGCGGATCTCCGGGCTGTTCATCACCGACTGGAGGTGGGTGACCTGGCCCCAGGCGCGGCCGAGTTTCTCGGTGGCGTCCTCGAGGGGGGTGACGAAGGTGTCCCAGGTGACGGGGGTGACCTTCCTGGCCTGTTCGACGGCGGCTTCGGCTTCTTCCAGCAGGGTGTCGATGGCGGGGGCGATGTGGGCCGGGGTGATCTGGTCGAAGCGGGGGAGGCCGGTGAAGTCGAGCAGGGGATTGGTCATTGGGGGCTCTGGGTAAGGACTGATCTGTAATGAGGTGGGGACGTTTTGCGGGGTCTCCAAGGGTTCGTGAGGGGGCTGAGCGATGAAGTGTTCGGTGCGTGCCTGGGTGCGCTGTGAGCTGACGGGCCCCGCCGCGGCCGGGAGGCCTTTTCGCTCCATGTCCCCCGGAATCCGCCTGGCGGCGGATTCCTCCTCCTTTACTTACACGAAAAGGCCTCCCGGCCACGGCGGGGCTCGGCTCCGGTGGGAGTCGGGAGGGTCTTCCCCGGGAAGATGGGAGCGAGGGGGCGGGGCCCTTTGAAGATCCTCAATCTCGTCACCCTTGCGCTCGTGATCGTCGGCGGCATCAACTGGGGCCTGGTGGGCCTGGCGCAGTTCGACCTCGTGGCCGCCATCTTCGGCGGCCAGGATGCGCTGCTGGCCCGCGTGGTGTACCTGCTGGTCGGTCTGTCGGCGCTGTGGCAGATCATGCCGCTGGTGCGCGCCGGCAGCGCCGGCGAAGTACAGGCGCAGGCCAGCCGCTGACCGGTCCGGCATTCGCCGGTCCGCCCGAAAACCCGCGGCGCGGAGGCCTTCCGCGCCGCGGGTTTTTCCGTGTCCGGGTGGGCGCCGCTGCGCCGCTCAGGCCCGGCGCATCCCCAGCCAGACGGTCTGCACGGCCAGCACCACGGCAATCGCAATCGCAATCCACGCCGCGGTCGAGGAGCCTTCCAGCTCCGATCCCGACTGGCGCGCATACACCGCCACCAGCCCCCACAGCGCCGCCGCCGCGTAGGCCCAGTTGCCACGCATGGCGTGGTTCAGCCCCAGCAGCAGCGCGCCGGCAAGCAGGAACAGCACGACGCTCCAGCCCAGCATGTTGTCGGTGGGCAGCACCTCGTAGGCCACGAAGGTCTGGGCCAGGTTGAGGAAGGCCGCCAGCGAAAGCCAGCCTGCGTGCAGTGACAGCGCCAGCCACGACCAGAAATTGCCCCGGCTGCGTGACAGCGCCAGCGCACTCCAGGCAATGCACGCCAGCGCGCCGAAGATCACCAGCACGCACACCCAGAACAGCTCCTGCGAGAACAGGGGCAACCAGATCGCGGTGAGGAAGAAGCCCGCCGCCGTCGCCGGCGCGATCCGCCCGAGCAGGCGGTCCTGCGCGCGCCGTCCGGTCACCTGCAGCACGCCGTGCACGATGTCGAGCAGGAAGATCAGGCTCCAGATCGAAAACGCCCAGCCTGCGGCGACCAGCAGGGTGGGATAGCGGTCGGAGATCGTGCCCTGGTCGGGTCCGAACGCGCCGGTTTGCGACAGCCAGGCCACCACCGGCGTGGCGAGGGCCAGCAGCAGGACAAGAATCCTCATGCGTTGTTCCATTGGTTGCCCGCCATTTGCGGAGCACCGAGCGTCGCAATCGCCGTGGCGAGCCGATGTGAATGCGGGCCGCCCCGCGGATGCCTCAGTGGCGCCCGGTGGTCACCGCCCCGCCATGCTGGCGGCGCAGCCGGTCGAACCCGTGCACCAGCAGCCACAGCCCCCCGGCGAGGTAGGGCAGGCAGCTGGGCACCCACATCAAGAGCCCGGCCAGCTGCTGGTCGGCCAGCGGATCGAGCCCCAGCAGCGGCGCCCGCAGCGCGTAGGCCGGGTAAAGGATGCGCGGCGCGAACGTCAGCAGCGCCCCGGCGAAGCCCATCACCACCGTCACCGTCACCAGCGCCACCAGCGCCGGCGCCACGCCCGCCTCCGGCTCGCGGATGCGCCGCCATACCGCGATCCAGAACCACATCCCCGCCAGCACGAAGGCCGCGTGCATCGCGAAGTGCAGCAGCGGATCCGACAGCGCCACCGCGATCGCCGCCGGCACGTGCCACAGCACCATGATCCCGGCGTGCGCCGCCGTCGCCATTCCCAGCCGCCCGGCAAGCCATCCGTGCACCGGCCCCGCCCACCGGTGCAGCCGCCGAGACCACGCCTTCGGCAGCGCGTGCGCAATCCCCGCCAGCGGCCGTCCCGCCAGCAGCAGCGGCGGCGCCACCGCCAGCAGCAGCATGTGCTGCCCCACGTGCGCCGCCAGCGACCAGGCCGCATACGCGTCCAGCGGCCACATCGTCGCCAGCAGGAACACCAGTGCCCCGGCCCCGAACGCCGCAGCCTCCCACACCGACACCCCGCGCCCGGCGCCCGCCTGCCGCCACAGCCGCGCAACGCCCACCGCGTACATCAAGAACAGCGCAATCGGC harbors:
- a CDS encoding beta-ketoacyl-[acyl-carrier-protein] synthase family protein — encoded protein: MPALAIRAYSATTALGRGRLAQQQALESRRSGLRRNDFGSDPLDTWIGRVDGLEDEPLPGRFAQWECRNNRLAWLALQQDGLVDAIQAALARHGASRVALVLGTSTSSIGATEEAYARLDDGAFPADLARPRVHTPHSLGGFVQEATGIRGPCMTVATACSSSAKVFAQAARLIHAGLVDAALVGGIDTLCGSVLFGFNSLGLVSSQPARPFDPARDGLSLGEAGGYALLERCGDDEEGLQLRGYGESSDAHHMSAPHPEGLGARKAMADALQRAGIQAGDVGYLNLHGTATPANDAVEAAAVAAMFDEGLHAGSTKGWTGHTLGAAGIVESVFALIALDEGLLPGTLNSQALDPACGPQLRLDNAHARISYAMNNSFGFGGNNCSLVFGKGASR
- a CDS encoding riboflavin biosynthesis protein RibA, coding for MSTLSPVTGETSDTKVAAIFDDEGSARRIAATLRRELRLRQSQVQVLTSGDRHPGRKLEPENRGIFRTMLIAHAKLGLVGAGIGAVLFALLYASGLELVTSSPGFAAAVIIAYGAVFGLMAGGLVTLRPDHDPYIHKVQGALQEGRSAVVVHAFDADERKRAQRTLDELGGETIRTL
- a CDS encoding outer membrane beta-barrel protein; the protein is MYKLLIPAALAAMALSPIAAAQTRGGDNYRPDLQTGDGHWFIAGNVGRTDGGSATRFGTGDFNLFESREGRKTGYGLAGGYRWKVSPMWAVGVEGGYTDLGNLEISNAFSDDSVDQREDTNALRGWHAGANARVNLTPAWYVGLRGGYFRASDNNARYYNRVGEELRLESGRRDGRNSWYAGVGTGWNVTDRFSLGVHYDYFRAKSGDLRDPDTGIEFEGPKRSTALLSLTGEYTF
- a CDS encoding EF-hand domain-containing protein, translating into MKRYGTFAFVALLVPAMAMAQVQTAPLPAPEEPPTQPDRSERQTGMATFGEAGGQQVIIRSFEPTTFLSNEYSIDFDALDSDGDGFISRREAAAHERLSEEFRGVDADGDGRLSREELRGWIR
- a CDS encoding serine hydrolase domain-containing protein, which encodes MPKYVLPLLSAFAASLLISACASNQPAASAAGTDAPGNHPGPVAAVRVTFDRDGITSSHASGMADLASGREVTVDDPTRMASISKLVLAIGVMRLVEAGTLDLDADVSESLGWQLRHPEFPDMPISLRLLLSHTSGLTDDAGYWQVPLDGELKGLLDEPGAWNAGRAPGSWFQYANLNFPLVASVMERATGERFDLLMKRLVFEPLGIDACYGWASCSDEAVARAVVQYRADRTPSADNNGGDRPQCPVNRTSDGSCDLGMVRLGANGGLFGPQGGMRISARDLATIGRLLLGGGTVDGVTLLTPDSVREIFTPQWTMAGSTASPQDAAAQSSDGSSDGFYCTYGLSSHTLVTPHEACRDDPFGDGVRRVGHAGDAYGLLSGLWLDMESGTGVVYYATGMTEPPPGGHSAFRAIEEDLARGETQ
- a CDS encoding SDR family oxidoreductase produces the protein MQTVLVTGANRGIGLALVQRFRERGDRVIAACRSSSPELDATGAQVEAGVDVADDAAVADLARRLEGVRLDVVVLNAGVLSPQSYGDIDAAGFQSMREQFEVNALGPLRVLQALDGCLGEGTRVGIITSRMGSMEDNTSGGHYGYRASKAAVNAIGRSLAVDLKDRGIAVQLLHPGFVATDMVGGRGDVQPQQAAAQLVERLDELDLSSTGTFRHANGSALPW
- a CDS encoding M3 family metallopeptidase → MTNPLLDFTGLPRFDQITPAHIAPAIDTLLEEAEAAVEQARKVTPVTWDTFVTPLEDATEKLGRAWGQVTHLQSVMNSPEIREAYNAALPKVTRFFSALGQDQALYAQYRSLAQSPEFNGYDQARRKAVENALRDFRLGGAELEDDKRARFTEVQQELASLSAKFSENLLDATDAFALYVEDEAELAGLPADVLASCRAAAEEDGRKGWKLTLHMPCYLPVQTYADNRSLRETLYRAYGVRASEAGPAELDNTANIERILALRAELAELLGFDSYAEVSLATKMAKTPEEVLGFLRELAAKAKPHAQRDRAELEAFARDELGLDTLEPWDLAWASEKLRQARYSYSALEVKQYFTEPRVLKGLFGLIHDLYGISVEEDEAPVWHEDVRFYSLKDASGRLVGQFYLDPYARPGKRGGAWMDDCRNRRELATGGQTPVVYLVCNFGKGVDGKPATLSHDEVLTLFHEMGHGLHQMLTEVGTLPVAGINGVEWDAVELPSQFMENFCWERGRVQAMSGHVETGEPLPDDLFDRMLAAKNFQSGMQTVRQLEFALFDMLLHSGFEPGSTDVMALLEQVRDEVAVNRPPAWHRFPHQFGHIFAGGYAAGYYSYKWAEVLSADAYAAFEEAPEAVAETGERFRREILSRGGSRTALENFTAFRGREPEINALLRHSGMAA
- a CDS encoding DUF378 domain-containing protein, whose translation is MKILNLVTLALVIVGGINWGLVGLAQFDLVAAIFGGQDALLARVVYLLVGLSALWQIMPLVRAGSAGEVQAQASR
- a CDS encoding cytochrome c oxidase assembly protein — encoded protein: MRRMGFIAMAGLLALAPGAWALPRITAAVCFAGDAPPALGQAWTLSPLLLGPIALFLMYAVGVARLWRQAGAGRGVSVWEAAAFGAGALVFLLATMWPLDAYAAWSLAAHVGQHMLLLAVAPPLLLAGRPLAGIAHALPKAWSRRLHRWAGPVHGWLAGRLGMATAAHAGIMVLWHVPAAIAVALSDPLLHFAMHAAFVLAGMWFWIAVWRRIREPEAGVAPALVALVTVTVVMGFAGALLTFAPRILYPAYALRAPLLGLDPLADQQLAGLLMWVPSCLPYLAGGLWLLVHGFDRLRRQHGGAVTTGRH